One genomic region from Cetobacterium sp. 8H encodes:
- a CDS encoding GntR family transcriptional regulator, which produces MVIKKKKSIREQVYDYLKGEIVSGNIKEETRIVEEEYAEKLNISRTPLREALRMLELEGLVEAREKGGVTVPRTTKKDVEEVVKIRIALETVIFEELFQKVSQNDIKKLEENIRLVDEIVNDEKKSQEVFKYFSEFNKILYKISDLPRVIALINNLNLYLKKFRKISAESKARRLSAHKDHLEIVALIKEGKKEEAITVNRRHLLEAKEFLIKQVNG; this is translated from the coding sequence ATGGTGATAAAAAAGAAAAAATCAATACGTGAACAAGTATATGATTACTTAAAAGGTGAAATTGTAAGTGGAAATATTAAGGAAGAAACAAGAATTGTAGAAGAAGAGTATGCTGAAAAATTAAATATAAGCAGAACACCTTTAAGAGAAGCGTTAAGAATGTTGGAATTAGAAGGACTTGTAGAAGCTAGAGAAAAGGGTGGGGTAACAGTACCGAGAACTACTAAAAAAGATGTAGAAGAGGTTGTTAAAATTAGAATAGCTCTAGAAACAGTTATTTTTGAAGAACTTTTTCAAAAAGTTAGTCAAAATGATATAAAAAAATTGGAAGAAAATATAAGATTAGTAGATGAAATTGTAAATGATGAAAAAAAATCACAAGAAGTTTTTAAATACTTCTCAGAGTTTAATAAAATTCTTTATAAAATTTCTGACCTACCTAGAGTTATTGCATTGATAAATAACTTAAATTTATATTTAAAAAAATTTAGAAAAATTTCAGCTGAGAGCAAGGCAAGAAGGTTGAGTGCACATAAAGACCATTTAGAAATTGTAGCATTAATAAAAGAGGGAAAAAAAGAGGAAGCTATAACGGTTAATAGAAGACATTTATTAGAAGCTAAAGAGTTTCTTATTAAACAAGTAAATGGATAA
- a CDS encoding oxaloacetate decarboxylase subunit alpha, whose product MKNKVKITETCLRDGHQSLIATRLTTAEILPIVEKMDNVGYHALEVWGGATFDACIRFLNEDPWERLREIKKRAKNTKLQMLLRGQNLLGYRHYADDIVEEFVKKSIENGIDIIRIFDALNDTRNLKVAAEATKKYGGHCQLSIAYTISPVHTTEYYKALAKEMESMGADSIVIKDMAGILLPETGYTLIKELKSVISVPLELHTHATSGIASMLYLRAVDAGIDIIDTAISTFAGGTAQPATESMVRTLEGGERDPELNLVLLKEIAEYFKPIRKKYVDEKVLNMQAYFVEPSILEYQLPGGMLSNLVSQLTAQKAADKYEDVLKEIPRVREDLGYPPLVTPLSQMVGTQAVFNVLTGERYKMVPKEIKDYVKGLYGKSPAPVLESVKTKIIGDEEVFTGRPADLLKPEYDELVKEIGDLAKCPEDVLMYAMFPQIAKPYLENRNKPKVEKEIRHINIIF is encoded by the coding sequence TTGAAAAATAAAGTTAAAATAACAGAAACTTGTCTAAGAGATGGACATCAATCTCTAATAGCTACAAGATTAACAACTGCTGAGATCCTTCCAATTGTAGAAAAGATGGATAACGTTGGATATCATGCGTTAGAAGTTTGGGGAGGAGCAACTTTTGATGCTTGTATTAGATTCTTAAATGAGGATCCTTGGGAGAGACTTAGAGAAATAAAAAAGAGAGCTAAAAATACAAAGCTTCAGATGCTTTTAAGAGGGCAAAATCTTTTGGGATACAGACACTATGCTGATGATATAGTAGAAGAGTTTGTAAAAAAATCGATAGAGAATGGAATAGATATAATAAGAATATTTGATGCTCTTAACGATACAAGAAATTTAAAAGTAGCAGCAGAGGCGACTAAAAAATATGGTGGTCATTGCCAATTATCAATAGCTTATACAATAAGTCCTGTTCACACGACAGAGTACTATAAAGCTTTAGCAAAAGAGATGGAAAGCATGGGTGCTGACTCAATTGTTATAAAAGATATGGCAGGAATTTTATTACCAGAAACAGGTTACACTTTAATAAAAGAGTTAAAATCTGTAATCAGTGTACCATTAGAATTACATACACATGCAACAAGTGGAATAGCAAGCATGCTATATCTTAGAGCAGTGGATGCAGGAATAGATATTATAGATACAGCGATATCAACTTTTGCAGGAGGAACAGCTCAACCAGCTACTGAATCTATGGTAAGAACATTAGAGGGTGGAGAAAGAGATCCAGAGTTAAATTTAGTTCTTTTAAAAGAGATTGCGGAGTACTTTAAACCTATTAGAAAAAAATATGTGGATGAAAAGGTTTTAAATATGCAAGCATATTTTGTTGAGCCAAGCATCCTAGAATATCAATTACCAGGTGGAATGTTATCAAACCTAGTTTCTCAACTTACAGCACAAAAAGCTGCTGATAAATATGAGGATGTTCTAAAAGAGATTCCAAGAGTGAGAGAGGATTTAGGATATCCACCACTAGTAACACCACTTAGCCAAATGGTTGGAACACAAGCAGTATTTAACGTTTTAACAGGTGAAAGATACAAAATGGTTCCTAAAGAAATAAAGGACTATGTGAAAGGGCTTTATGGAAAATCTCCAGCTCCAGTATTAGAAAGTGTAAAAACTAAGATAATAGGAGACGAAGAAGTATTTACAGGAAGACCAGCAGATTTACTAAAACCAGAATATGATGAATTAGTAAAAGAGATTGGAGATTTAGCGAAATGTCCAGAGGATGTTTTAATGTATGCTATGTTCCCTCAAATAGCTAAACCATATTTAGAAAATAGAAATAAACCAAAAGTAGAAAAAGAAATAAGACACATAAATATAATTTTTTAG
- a CDS encoding OadG family protein, protein MFKGQISLITSLEITLISMLVVFVILAILAFVLSLFKYIPTEKVIKEVKKTQAPADVPKKVERERFDPSKITSEEMKVAMMVACIEAAGEDKNANVRVVGIKELN, encoded by the coding sequence ATGTTTAAAGGACAAATATCACTTATAACTTCTCTTGAAATAACTTTAATAAGTATGTTAGTTGTATTTGTAATCTTAGCGATATTAGCTTTTGTTCTTTCACTGTTTAAATATATACCTACAGAGAAAGTAATAAAAGAGGTTAAGAAAACACAAGCTCCAGCAGATGTACCTAAAAAAGTTGAAAGAGAGAGATTTGATCCATCAAAAATAACAAGTGAAGAGATGAAAGTAGCTATGATGGTGGCATGTATAGAAGCGGCAGGAGAAGATAAGAATGCCAATGTTAGAGTAGTAGGAATAAAAGAGCTAAATTAG
- a CDS encoding biotin/lipoyl-containing protein translates to MIKVYKVKIGEKVYEVEVESVTEINGTISTPAPTSAPAPAVAPATPGNGTKVEAPMQGMVVSIDVTPGTRVKAGDTLLVLEAMKMENPIVAPVDGVVESISVNKGDTVDGGAVIATIA, encoded by the coding sequence ATGATAAAAGTATATAAAGTTAAAATTGGAGAAAAAGTATACGAGGTTGAAGTAGAATCTGTAACAGAAATAAACGGAACTATATCAACACCGGCACCAACTTCAGCACCAGCACCGGCAGTAGCGCCAGCAACTCCAGGAAACGGGACAAAAGTAGAGGCACCTATGCAAGGGATGGTTGTTTCTATAGATGTAACACCAGGAACAAGAGTAAAAGCAGGAGATACTTTATTAGTATTAGAAGCTATGAAAATGGAAAATCCAATAGTGGCACCAGTAGACGGAGTTGTAGAATCAATCTCTGTAAATAAAGGTGATACAGTAGACGGTGGAGCAGTAATAGCAACAATAGCTTAA
- a CDS encoding sodium ion-translocating decarboxylase subunit beta has translation MEFLSNLYATTGIAMMTLSQATMILVSLFLLFLAIKKQYEPYLLLPIAFGMLLVNLPAPVSEGIMDKNGLLNILYQGVKYGVYPPLIFLAIGASTDFGPLIANPKSLMLGAAAQLGIFGAFVGATLLGLTGSEAASIGIIGGADGPTAIYLTSKLAPHMLGPIAVAAYSYMALVPVIQPPIIRLLTTKEERQIKMTQLRTVSKREKILFPIIVTIIVTLIIPSAIPLVGMLMFGNLAKESGLVPNLVEHIKGSLMYVITIFIGLTVGATTNAEAFLNLATIKIIILGLFAFSFGTAGGVVFGKIMCKLSKGTINPMIGAAGVSAVPMAARVVQKVGQEENPSNFLLMHAMGPNVAGVIGSAVAAGVLLAMFK, from the coding sequence ATGGAGTTTTTGAGCAATCTATATGCTACAACAGGTATAGCTATGATGACACTAAGTCAAGCAACAATGATATTAGTATCACTATTCTTACTATTTTTAGCAATAAAAAAACAATATGAACCTTACTTACTACTTCCAATTGCTTTTGGAATGTTACTGGTAAATTTACCAGCACCAGTTAGTGAAGGTATTATGGATAAAAATGGACTATTAAATATTTTATATCAAGGGGTTAAATACGGAGTTTATCCTCCATTAATTTTCTTAGCAATTGGAGCAAGTACGGACTTTGGACCATTAATTGCAAATCCTAAAAGTTTAATGTTAGGAGCAGCAGCTCAGTTAGGAATATTTGGAGCATTCGTAGGAGCAACACTTTTAGGATTAACAGGAAGTGAAGCGGCATCAATCGGAATTATAGGTGGAGCAGATGGGCCAACAGCAATTTATTTAACATCAAAATTAGCGCCACATATGCTAGGACCAATAGCAGTAGCTGCATATTCATATATGGCTTTAGTACCGGTTATTCAACCACCAATTATTAGACTTTTAACAACTAAAGAGGAAAGACAGATAAAAATGACTCAGCTTAGAACTGTAAGCAAGAGAGAGAAAATCTTATTCCCAATAATAGTAACAATCATAGTAACTTTAATAATTCCATCAGCAATTCCTTTAGTTGGAATGTTAATGTTTGGAAACTTAGCTAAAGAAAGTGGTTTAGTACCAAATTTAGTTGAGCATATTAAAGGGTCACTGATGTATGTTATAACAATTTTCATAGGTTTAACTGTTGGAGCTACTACAAATGCAGAAGCATTTTTGAATTTAGCAACAATAAAGATAATAATTTTAGGACTTTTTGCATTCTCGTTTGGAACAGCGGGAGGAGTTGTATTTGGTAAGATAATGTGTAAACTTAGTAAAGGAACTATCAATCCAATGATAGGAGCTGCAGGAGTGAGTGCGGTACCTATGGCTGCAAGAGTTGTTCAAAAAGTAGGACAAGAAGAAAATCCAAGTAACTTCCTATTAATGCATGCAATGGGACCTAACGTAGCAGGAGTTATAGGTTCAGCAGTAGCTGCGGGTGTGTTACTAGCAATGTTTAAATAA
- the citD gene encoding citrate lyase acyl carrier protein: MEIKVKAVAGTLESSDIYIILEPNTNGIELEMESVVMGQYGEDVKRVILESLEELGVTSAKIFVNDKGAIEPVIKSRIQTVVTRAAQQKFTWK; this comes from the coding sequence ATGGAAATCAAAGTAAAAGCAGTGGCAGGGACTCTAGAGTCAAGTGATATTTACATAATACTTGAGCCAAATACAAACGGGATTGAATTAGAAATGGAAAGTGTTGTAATGGGTCAGTACGGAGAAGATGTAAAAAGAGTAATATTAGAGAGCTTAGAAGAATTAGGAGTTACATCAGCGAAAATATTTGTAAATGATAAAGGCGCTATTGAGCCTGTAATCAAAAGCAGAATACAAACAGTTGTTACAAGAGCAGCTCAACAAAAATTCACTTGGAAGTAG
- a CDS encoding aldolase/citrate lyase family protein: MKLRRSMLFIPGNNPGVIKDVHIYRPDSIMFDLEDAIAVTEKDSARFLVFNMINKMRPIYKSLNIETVVRINALDTEYGVEDLEFIVRAQPDIIRIPKTDTPKDVLDVEAHVERIEKEAGIPVGTTKLMVAIESPLGALNAYQIATSSKRLVGMAIGGEDYVTNLKTNRSPEGVELFTGRGLIVMAARAAGIDPLDSVYSDVNNDEGFIKEATMIKQMGFSGKSLIHPRQIELLHKVYTPSEIDIKKAKKIVDATREALEQNKGVFTVDGKMVDKPIIERAEHVLRLAKAAGVKLGGDE, translated from the coding sequence ATGAAATTAAGACGTTCAATGCTTTTTATTCCAGGAAATAATCCTGGAGTAATAAAAGATGTACATATATATAGACCAGATTCAATAATGTTTGACTTAGAGGATGCAATAGCTGTAACAGAGAAAGACTCAGCTAGATTTTTAGTATTCAACATGATCAACAAAATGAGACCAATATACAAGAGTTTAAATATAGAGACTGTTGTAAGAATAAATGCTTTAGATACTGAGTACGGAGTAGAGGACTTAGAATTTATAGTAAGAGCTCAACCAGATATTATAAGAATACCTAAGACAGACACACCTAAAGATGTTTTAGATGTTGAGGCACATGTAGAAAGAATTGAAAAAGAGGCTGGAATTCCAGTAGGAACAACTAAGTTAATGGTAGCGATTGAGAGTCCATTAGGAGCTTTAAATGCATATCAAATAGCTACTTCTTCAAAAAGATTAGTAGGTATGGCAATAGGTGGAGAAGATTATGTAACTAACTTAAAGACAAATAGATCTCCAGAAGGGGTAGAACTATTTACAGGAAGAGGATTAATCGTTATGGCTGCAAGAGCGGCGGGAATAGATCCTTTAGATTCTGTTTATTCTGATGTAAATAATGATGAAGGATTTATAAAAGAAGCAACAATGATAAAACAAATGGGATTCTCTGGAAAATCACTTATTCACCCAAGACAGATAGAGTTACTTCATAAAGTATACACTCCATCAGAGATAGATATTAAAAAAGCTAAAAAAATAGTAGATGCAACAAGAGAAGCTTTAGAGCAAAATAAAGGTGTATTTACAGTTGATGGAAAAATGGTAGATAAGCCAATTATAGAAAGAGCTGAGCATGTATTAAGATTAGCTAAAGCAGCAGGGGTAAAATTAGGAGGAGATGAGTAG
- the citF gene encoding citrate lyase subunit alpha gives MMNKRVDESLLKTIKGYEERKAYNSPFAYQPEGTTNEGATELKGTIRRTKVINSLEEAIKKSGLKDGMTISFHHHFRNGDKVLPMVMDKLAEMGFKNLRVAASSFTKAHEGIVKHVKSGVVNRLESSGLRGDLATEISNGLLGDYPAVIRSHGGRARAIVEGDLKIDVAFLGASSSDCMGNANGVRGKSLCGSLGYAKVDAEYAEKVIIITDSLVDYPNSPMSIPQTQVDYVVVVDEIGDPNGIMSGATRFTSNPKELLMAKKVLDVMLASGYFNDGFSMQTGSGGASLAVTRFIREELIKRNIKCSYGLGGITKAFVDLLEEGLIGQLYDTQCFDLAAVESIAKNEKHIEVSADFYANPFNCSPAVNKLDFVILSALEVDKDFNVNVISGSDGVIREASGGHSDTAAAANVSIIVAPLTRGRIPTIIDKVTTVVTPGSTVDVVVTDYGVVVNPTRTDLLERFENAGIELVTMEKLRELANFIVGEPKEIEFENEVVAVVEYRDGSIIDVVKKIKK, from the coding sequence ATGATGAATAAAAGAGTTGATGAAAGTCTTTTAAAAACTATAAAAGGCTACGAAGAAAGAAAAGCATATAATTCTCCATTTGCTTACCAACCAGAGGGAACAACAAATGAAGGTGCTACTGAATTAAAAGGTACAATTAGAAGAACAAAAGTTATAAATTCATTAGAAGAAGCTATAAAAAAATCAGGATTAAAAGATGGAATGACAATATCATTCCACCACCATTTCCGTAATGGAGATAAAGTATTACCTATGGTTATGGACAAGTTAGCAGAGATGGGGTTCAAAAACCTTAGAGTTGCTGCAAGTTCTTTTACTAAAGCACATGAAGGAATTGTTAAGCATGTAAAATCAGGTGTTGTTAATAGACTTGAATCAAGTGGATTAAGAGGGGACCTTGCTACTGAAATTTCAAACGGACTTTTAGGAGATTATCCTGCTGTTATTCGTTCACACGGTGGAAGAGCAAGAGCAATAGTAGAGGGAGATTTAAAGATAGATGTAGCATTTTTAGGAGCTTCATCATCAGATTGTATGGGAAATGCTAACGGAGTTAGAGGAAAATCTCTTTGTGGATCATTAGGATATGCAAAGGTTGATGCTGAATATGCAGAAAAAGTTATAATAATAACAGACAGTTTAGTAGATTATCCAAATAGCCCTATGAGTATTCCACAAACTCAAGTTGACTATGTTGTAGTAGTGGATGAAATTGGAGATCCAAACGGAATTATGTCAGGAGCAACAAGATTTACTTCAAATCCTAAAGAGCTTTTAATGGCTAAAAAGGTTTTAGATGTAATGTTAGCTTCAGGATATTTTAATGATGGGTTTTCTATGCAAACAGGTTCTGGGGGAGCATCTCTTGCAGTAACTAGATTTATAAGAGAAGAGTTAATTAAAAGAAATATAAAATGTAGCTATGGGTTAGGAGGAATAACAAAAGCTTTCGTAGACCTATTAGAAGAGGGATTAATTGGACAACTGTATGATACACAATGTTTTGATTTAGCAGCTGTAGAATCAATAGCTAAAAATGAAAAACATATTGAAGTAAGTGCAGATTTTTATGCAAATCCATTTAACTGTTCACCAGCAGTAAATAAGTTAGATTTCGTTATACTAAGTGCTCTAGAAGTAGATAAAGACTTTAATGTAAATGTTATATCTGGATCAGACGGAGTAATAAGAGAAGCGTCTGGAGGACACTCTGATACAGCAGCAGCAGCAAATGTATCAATAATAGTTGCACCACTAACAAGAGGAAGAATTCCGACAATAATAGATAAAGTAACAACTGTTGTAACTCCAGGAAGTACAGTAGATGTGGTTGTTACAGATTATGGAGTAGTTGTAAATCCTACAAGAACAGATCTATTAGAGAGATTTGAAAATGCAGGAATAGAATTAGTAACTATGGAAAAATTAAGAGAATTAGCAAACTTTATCGTAGGAGAGCCTAAAGAGATTGAGTTTGAAAATGAGGTTGTTGCAGTAGTTGAGTATAGAGATGGAAGCATCATCGATGTTGTTAAAAAAATAAAAAAGTAG
- a CDS encoding 2-hydroxycarboxylate transporter family protein codes for MANKNFKELFDPKQSKWSGLSIQMFLGLLAIVALTVYVPFGGKEAAFLRGNFLVVFGILAIFGILFGEIGDRIPIWNDYIGGGTVLVFFASAVMGTYNLVPAKVLKAIDVFYGEQPVNFLELFIPALIVGSVLTVNRKTLLQSIAGYIPLILIGVAGATLGGVGAGLLFGKEPLDIIMNYVLPIMGGGTGAGAIPMSEMWAQKTGGNPKDWFAFAISILTIANVIAIFTGAFLKELGKKHPGLTGNGNLILDDTKEAVKEEVGPKVVVTPKDIASAFIFIGVLFMFSHISGVIWTSLKFPFEMHRLAFLVIYSIILNILNVVPAALKAGAKEIQAYFSKYTIWVLMGAVGFGTDVQEIINSLSIANLVIALAIVLGAVTLIMLSSKKMKFYPVEAAITAGLCMANRGGSGDIAVLGAADRMELISFAQISSRVGGAMMLILGSMVFGFFA; via the coding sequence ATGGCAAACAAAAATTTTAAAGAACTGTTTGATCCAAAACAGTCAAAGTGGAGCGGATTATCAATTCAGATGTTCCTAGGTTTATTAGCAATAGTTGCATTAACTGTATATGTACCTTTTGGAGGGAAAGAAGCGGCTTTCTTAAGAGGCAATTTCCTAGTAGTATTCGGAATATTAGCAATATTTGGTATTTTATTTGGAGAAATTGGAGATAGAATTCCAATATGGAATGACTATATTGGTGGAGGAACAGTTTTAGTATTCTTTGCATCAGCAGTAATGGGTACTTACAACTTAGTTCCAGCAAAAGTTTTAAAAGCAATTGATGTTTTCTATGGTGAGCAACCGGTAAACTTCTTAGAGTTATTTATTCCAGCTCTAATAGTTGGTTCAGTTTTAACAGTAAATAGAAAAACTCTTCTTCAATCAATAGCTGGTTACATTCCATTAATATTAATTGGAGTAGCTGGTGCTACATTAGGTGGAGTAGGAGCAGGACTTTTATTTGGAAAAGAGCCTTTAGATATAATCATGAACTATGTTTTACCTATAATGGGTGGAGGAACTGGAGCAGGAGCTATCCCTATGTCAGAGATGTGGGCTCAAAAAACTGGTGGAAATCCAAAAGATTGGTTTGCATTTGCAATATCTATACTTACAATAGCTAACGTTATAGCTATATTTACAGGAGCATTCTTAAAAGAACTTGGAAAGAAGCACCCAGGATTAACAGGAAATGGAAACTTAATATTAGACGATACTAAAGAAGCTGTAAAAGAAGAAGTAGGACCTAAAGTTGTAGTTACTCCTAAAGATATCGCATCAGCGTTCATTTTCATCGGAGTATTATTTATGTTCTCTCATATATCAGGAGTAATTTGGACTTCATTAAAGTTCCCATTTGAAATGCATAGATTAGCTTTCTTAGTAATTTACTCTATCATTTTAAATATATTAAATGTTGTTCCTGCAGCATTAAAAGCTGGAGCAAAAGAGATTCAAGCATACTTCTCTAAATACACTATTTGGGTATTAATGGGAGCAGTAGGATTTGGTACAGATGTACAAGAGATCATAAACTCATTATCTATAGCGAACTTAGTAATCGCTTTAGCAATCGTTTTAGGAGCAGTTACATTAATTATGTTATCATCTAAAAAAATGAAGTTCTACCCAGTAGAAGCAGCTATTACAGCAGGTTTATGTATGGCTAACAGAGGTGGATCTGGAGATATCGCGGTTCTTGGAGCAGCAGATAGAATGGAGCTTATCTCTTTCGCACAAATTTCTTCAAGAGTAGGAGGAGCAATGATGCTTATCCTAGGATCTATGGTATTTGGATTCTTTGCATAA
- a CDS encoding potassium channel family protein, with amino-acid sequence MRVYKKHQIIHFLKNAFYSILIAFLISMFAHLITEKKIEMIDTVLSSIKIFFSILPLVFLSQKNFLFRDGPLKAIFLVFYYLVLVPIINLSLKIDNNEALNYLFILLTFINIFLLIVSHIIILKYVFSDFLRRKRKVVPSDVIVVITTYVTMAISFGLFYTVLSLSTTTPVFHGISRELPEIEFYFKHIYFSFITITTVGYGDIYPLTTFSQFVVVVEIITGLLLTNVILGLVIGSGILVSKD; translated from the coding sequence ATGAGAGTATATAAAAAACACCAGATAATTCATTTTTTAAAGAATGCTTTTTATTCTATATTGATAGCATTTCTAATTTCAATGTTTGCTCATCTTATAACGGAAAAAAAAATAGAAATGATCGATACAGTATTAAGTTCTATAAAAATATTTTTTAGTATATTACCATTAGTTTTTTTATCTCAAAAAAATTTTTTATTTCGTGATGGACCATTAAAAGCTATTTTTTTAGTTTTTTATTATCTTGTGTTGGTTCCAATTATTAATTTATCGTTGAAAATAGATAATAACGAAGCTTTGAATTATTTGTTTATTCTATTAACTTTTATAAATATATTTTTATTAATAGTATCTCATATAATAATATTAAAATATGTTTTTTCTGATTTTTTAAGACGAAAAAGAAAAGTTGTTCCATCAGATGTTATTGTTGTTATTACAACATATGTAACTATGGCTATTAGTTTTGGATTGTTCTATACAGTGCTTAGCTTATCCACTACAACACCAGTTTTTCATGGAATAAGCCGTGAATTACCTGAAATTGAATTCTATTTTAAGCATATATATTTTAGTTTTATAACAATAACAACGGTAGGATATGGAGATATATATCCATTGACAACATTTTCTCAATTTGTAGTAGTGGTTGAAATAATAACTGGTTTACTTTTAACTAATGTAATTTTAGGACTTGTAATTGGCTCAGGAATCTTAGTTTCAAAAGATTAA